From one Dermacentor andersoni chromosome 1, qqDerAnde1_hic_scaffold, whole genome shotgun sequence genomic stretch:
- the LOC126547198 gene encoding complement inhibitor CirpT1-like, translating to MGGGAQSAAASRESEWSFVKGACVYRHLLFPNGANFTFRNPCEMVICDARNRMVYFKRCPAVNCPHCGSLCHFVSLKGSYPHCCQQVVCDRDHAFTLT from the exons ATGGGCGGAGGCGCGCAGTCCGCCGCTGCCAGCCGTGAGTCCGAGTGGAGCTTCGTCAAAG GAGCGTGCGTCTACCGCCACCTGCTATTTCCCAACGGAGCCAACTTCACGTTCCGCAACCCCTGCGAGATGGTCATCTGCGACGCACGCAACCGCATGGTCTACTTTAAGCG GTGCCCCGCGGTGAACTGCCCGCACTGCGGCAGCTTGTGCCACTTCGTCTCCCTCAAGGGCTCTTACCCGCACTGCTGCCAGCAGGTCGTCTGCGACAGGGATCACGCCTTCACCCTGACCTGA
- the LOC126547203 gene encoding uncharacterized protein: MAGSSRAVITADSGRGTSFLDGLKDYRIVLPPLPTGEGLKTMVVLHCDTAGRPYRIEDFRQPMKEAGVIEQVGGIGAYQMSHVWLVNFRSEEAKKKLLDIGHIVVKGKTCVVFDPERQEVRLKVHWCAFNVSNETLRRAFAEYGEVKEVSSDRWKTGGFENADSTTRVVRLVLREGVNLERIPHQLRIGNGTVLVVVPGRAPICLRCRNTGHIRRDCKVPKCSECHAFGHEEAECTKSYARAATRGTFGDNSELHMDEDEAEQAASNPVVESPTAAALSDEKEGAMPGTRESAPSTPKSATTSMDTNSPQDIPRPSEKSNEEPMESDPAAAKRRHDDVSAMSQEQRLRLLERQWGVGEGKKQRVTSGLRSSSLPRDDNPKT, from the coding sequence ATGGCTGGCTCTTCGCGAGCAGTGATAACGGCCGATTCTGGCCGCGGAACATCGTTTTTGGACGGCCTGAAAGATTACAGGATTgtactgccgccgctgccaaccGGAGAAGGACTGAAAACAATGGTTGTTCTTCACTGCGACACCGCTGGAAGGCCTTACAGGATAGAAGATTTCCGCCAGCCGATGAAAGAAGCCGGCGTCATTGAACAGGTGGGCGGTATTGGAGCGTACCAGATGTCGCACGTCTGGTTAGTCAACTTCCGTAGTGAAGAAGCCAAGAAAAAGTTGCTCGACATCGGGCATATTGTTGTTAAAGGGAAGACTTGCGTTGTCTTTGACCCTGAAAGGCAGGAAGTGCGGCTGAAGGTGCATTGGTGTGCCTTCAACGTCAGCAACGAAACTCTGAGGCGGGCGTTCGCCGAGTACGGCGAAGTGAAAGAAGTTTCGAGCGATAGATGGAAGACCGGCGGGTTTGAAAACGCCGACTCGACTACTCGTGTTGTGCGGCTGGTTCTTCGAGAAGGTGTAAACCTCGAGCGCATACCCCATCAGCTGCGTATCGGGAACGGTACAGTATTAGTCGTCGTGCCCGGGCGTGCGCCGATATGTCTCCGCTGCCGCAACACAGGCCACATTAGGCGGGACTGCAAGGTGCCCAAGTGCAGCGAGTGCCACGCCTTCGGGCATGAAGAGGCTGAATGCACGAAGTCATACGCCCGCGCCGCGACTCGAGGAACATTCGGCGATAATAGTGAGCTGCACATGGACGAGGATGAAGCTGAGCAAGCTGCCTCCAACCCAGTGGTCGAGAGCCCAACGGCCGCAGCGCTGAGCGATGAAAAGGAAGGCGCCATGCCAGGGACTCGTGAGTCAGCGCCCAGCACCCCCAAGTCGGCAACCACGAGCATGGATACCAATTCACCGCAAGATATTCCACGTCCTTCTGAAAAAAGCAACGAGGAACCCATGGAGTCTGACCCTGCGGCTGCGAAACGACGCCACGACGATGTCAGTGCAATGAGCCAGGAGCAACGACTGCGTCTCCTAGAacgccagtggggcgtaggcgaaGGGAAAAAGCAGCGTGTCACCAGCGGGCTACGATCGTCGTCGCTTCCTCGCGACGACAACCCGAAGACCTAA